AAGTTTCCCTATCTGGCCGGCTTCAAGCTCGGCCCGAATGGCTTCTTGCAGGGCGCGGCGCTGACGCTGTTCCTGTGCCTGTGCTCGATGGTGGTGTCGCTGCTGCTGGGCTTCGCCGCGGCGTTGGCGCGCCTGTCGAACAGCGCGGTGCTGGTGGGCGTTGCCAGCTTCTACACCTCGTTCTTCCGTGGCACGCCGTTGATGATCCAGATTCTGCTGATCTACCTCGGCCTGCCGCAGATCGGTCTGGTGCCCGGGGCGATCAGCGCCGGCATCATCGCCCTGTCGCTCAATTACGGTGCCTACCTCAGTGAAATTTTCCGTGCCGGCATCCTCGCTGTGCCGGCCGGGCAGCGCGAGGCCGCCGTGGCCATGGGCATGCGACCGGCGCAGATTTTCCTCTTCATCGTCCTGCCGCAGGCCATGCGCACCATCATCCCGCCCACGGCCAACCAGTTCATCTCGATGCTCAAGGACTCGTCCCTGATCTCGGTGATGGGCGTCTGGGAGGTGATGTTCCTCGCTCAGTCCTATGGCCGCTCCAGTTATCGCTACCTGGAGATGCTGACCACTGCGGCGGTGATCTACTGGGTGCTGTCGATCATCCTCGAACTGATCCAGGCGCGCCTGGAGCGGCGCTTCTCGCGCGGTTATCAGCGCTGACGCCAGCTCAGGCTGGCGTCAGTTGGCGGCGTTCGGCGCGGATTTCCGGCAGGTCGCTGCGGCGCAGATAAACGCGCAGCGGCTCGCTGAGATTGACCCGGTCATCGATGCGCTGCTCCTGCAGCCAGGCCAGGCGCTGGCGATCCAGACGCATCAGGCCGGCGTCATCGGCCTGCCAGACATATTCGCAGGTGGGCGTGATGGTCTCGGCCGGTACATCGAGGCCGAAGCTGTCCTCTGAAAAGCGCAGCAGGTAGTGGCCGGTCTTGGCGTTGAAGCCGACGAAACCTTGCAACTGGTCGGCGGCCTGGCAGATCTGGGCGGACGTGATACTCATGGCAAACCTCGTTTCCTGTGGGGTTTGCAGGCAAGGCGAATGGTTTTGTTTATCGGCGCAGCCTAATCGCTGGTGCTGTCACCCGCGTTGTCGTGGATCAAGAAACTGCCGCGAGCGGTTTTGATGCCGTGAGCGACGCTCTTACACAGACGGCAGCCGTTTCAGGGCCGGCAGCACCTGATCGCGCAGAAGTGGCGCCAGGTCGTCAGGAAGGGGCAGGGAAGTATCGATCCAGCGCAGTTCCTCCAGCTCGGCAGCCGGTTGTACGGCGTGGGGCAGGGCGGCGTGAAAGATGTCTGCCTGCACCCAGGTGTCGGCCTCGTTGGCGGCGGGCGCCTGGAACTGGCCGAGTGGTTGCAGTGCGCCGGCTGGCAGTTGCAGCTCCAACTCTTCGAGCAGCTCACGCTGAAGCGCAGACAGCGCATCTTCGCCCGGCTCGCGCTTGCCGCCAGGCAGCATGAAGAAACGGGTATTGCGCTTGCGCACGAGCAGCAGGCGGCCGCGTTCGTCGAACAGGCAGGCGGCCGCGATCTGTAGGGTGTTGTTCATGGGATAAGCAGCGGGCGCCCGATCAGGGCGCCCAGCGAACATCAGCCAGCGAGGCCGACGTAAACGTTCTGCACGTCATCGTGGCCGTCGATGGCTTCGAGGAAGGCTTCGACTTCTTCCATCTGCTCCGGCGTCAGGCTGGTCACCGGATTCTTCGGACGGTAGCCGAGCTTGGCCGAGTTGACGGTGAAGCCCTGTTCCGGCAGCGCCTTGCACACGGCGTCGAGGTCGGTCGGGTCGGTGATGAACAGGGTGGCGCCTTCGTCATCGGGCACGAAGTCCTGGGCGCCGGCTTCGATGGCGGCCAGTTCCGGGTCGGCATCGCTGTCGGTGCTGGCCTCGATCAGGCCGACATGGTCGAAATCCCAGCTGACCGAACCGGAGGCACCGAGCTGGCCCTTGCGGAACAGCACGCGGATCTCGGCCACGGTGCGGTTGACGTTGTCGGTCAGGCACTCGACGATCACCGGCACCTGATGCGGGGCAAAGCCTTCGTAGAGGGTGCGCTCGTAGTTGATCACTTCACCGGACAGGCCTGCGCCTTTCTTGATGGCGCGCTCGAGGGTGTCCTTGGGCATCGAGGCTTTCTTGGCCTGGTGCACGGCCAGGCGCAGCTTGGGGTTCATGTCCGGGTCGGCGCCGTTGCGCGCGGCGATCATGATTTCCTTCACCAGCTTGCCGAAGATCTTGCCTCGGGCATTGGCGGCGGCTTCTTTGGGTTTGGCTTTCCACTGGGCGCCCATCTGGGGTCTCCTGGCCGAGAAGTGAGTCGGCGTCAGGCTCTGGTACGCCTGACGATCGGATAGGCTGCGGATTCTAGTGCCTTGCGCGGCTATCGGCACCTGCAATTTCAGCCGGTGGGCTCAGAGGTAGCGCCAGATCAATTGCACGCCCGCCAGCAGAATGCCCAGCCGGGCGATGCGGTAGAACCACAGGTGGTTGACGCGTGATTGCAGCCACAAGCCGCTCCAGACGCCCAGCGGGACGATGGGCGCGAGCATCAGGCTCAGTAGCAGATTCTCCTCGGTGAACTGGCCCAGCGCTGCGTAGGGCAGCAGCTTGGCGGCATTGGTGAGCAGGAAGAACAGGTTGATGGTGGCGACGAAGCGCACCTTGTCCAGTTGCTGCGGCAGCAGGTGCATCATCACCGGTGGGCCACCGGCGTGGGCGACGAAGCTGGTGAAGCCGGCCAGGCTCGACAGCAATGTGCCACGGCCTTTGTGCAGTGGACGTGGTGCCTGGTTGCCAGCCAGAAACCCAAGACCGACGAAAACGATGGCGATGGCGCCGATCAGCAGGCCAATGGCACGCTCGTCGAAGAAGCCGAAGGTCAGCGAACCGATGCCGATACCGATCACCGCGCCCGGCAGCATGACCTTGAGGTTGGCTATATCCCACTTGCCCCAGTAGGCCTTCAGCCCGACCACGTCGGCCAGGCAGAGAATCGGCAGCATCACCGCCACGGCCTGTTTCGGCGACGTGGCCAGTGCCAGTAACGGCACGGCAATGCCGCCCAGGGCGCCGCCGAAGCCGCCCTTGGACAGCCCGGTGAGAAACACTGCCGGCAAGGCGAACAGAAGGAAATCGTGCAGAGTCATGGGCTTGGCGTAACGCTACGAAGGCGCGCAGGTTAGCAGCCGCCAGTGGCTGTGTGGTTTTTTTCCTCGGCCTCTGTGTCTGTCGGCTGTCAGGGGAAGGCTGCTCTAATGCCGGCTCACTCAACCTGAGGTTTGCGTCCATGACACCCAAGGATCTGCTGCTGGCGCTGCTGGTAATCGTCGTCTGGGGGCTGAACTTCGTGGTGATCAAGGTCGGCCTACAGGGTATGCCGCCGATGCTGATGGGCGCGTTGCGCTTTATGCTCGCGGCCTTTCCGGCGATTCTCTTCGTGCGTCGGCCGCAGGTGCCGCTGCGCTGGATGCTGGCTTATGGCATGACCATTTCAGTGGGGCAGTTCGCCTTTCTCTTCTACGCCATGTATGTCGGCATGCCGGCTGGCCTGGCGTCGCTGGTGCTGCAGTCGCAGGCGTTCTTCACCCTGTTCTTCGCCGCGCTGTTTCTCGGCGAGCGGCTGCGCGGCAGCAACCTGTTTGGCCTGCTGGTGGCAGCCAGCGGCCTGCTGTTGATCGGACTGCAGGGCGGGCAGGCGATGACCCTGGCCGGTTTTGCCCTGACCATCGCGGCGGCGTCGATGTGGGCGCTGGGCAACGTGGTCACGCGCAAGCTGGGCAAGGTCAATCTGGTTGGGCTGGTGGTCTGGGGCAGCCTGATACCGCCGCTGCCATTTCTGGCGTTATCACTGTGGCTGGAAGGGCCGGAGCTGATCAGTCAGTCGCTTCGTAGCCTCGGCCTGGACTCGCTGCTGGTGCTGGCCTACCTCGCATTCGGCGCCACGATTCTCGGCTACGGTCTGTGGAGCCGCCTGCTGTCGCGTTACCCGGCCAGCCAGGTGGCACCGTTCTCGCTGTTGGTGCCGGTGGTGGGTATCAGCTCCTCGGCCCTGCTGCTGGGCGAGCGCCTCGGCAGCCTGGAGATGGCTGGCGCGGCGCTGGTCATGGTGGGTCTGCTGATCAACGTCTGGGGCGGGCGCCTGCTCGATGGTTGGCGGCAGCGGGCTACAGGCGCTGTTTGACCTGCTTGTTGCGGATTCTGTCGCTTGCCGGTGAGTTGAGGCGTGGGTAGGCGCCAGCGTGCTGGCGATCCGGTCAGCGGCAAGCAGGCTCCTACGGATTTATGGCGCTGAGGGCGGCAACATTAGCCTCGCGTGGGCTGTTGCGGCAGGCGTTCGAGGATCTGGTCCAGGCGTTGCTGGATGCGCTGATCGATCTTTTCGTGCAGGCGCATGATTTCCAGTTCGGCGCGCAGGTTCACCTCGAAGTCCAGGCGTGCGGCCAGGCGATCCTTCGCCGCCTGGCGGTTCTGGCTCATCATGATGATCGGCGCCTGGATGGCGGCCAGGGTCGACAGCATCAGGTTGAGAAAGATGTAGGGGTAAGGGTCGAAGGCCATGCCGAAGTGCGAGAGCACGTCGGTGTTGATCAGCATCCAGCCGAGCATGGTCAGCGAAAAACAGATGATGAAGGTCCAAGAACCGCCGACGGCAGCGACCCTGTCCGAAAGCCGTTCGCCGAAGCTCGACTGCTCATCCGACGCATCGGCAGCGTCGCGGCTGATGGGGCGGCGCTGGCGGATTCGTTCGAGCACATGGCTTTCTTCCGGCTCCAGTTCGTGGGGGGCTTTGCCGAGCAGGGTCTGGGCGAGTTTTTGCAGCGGGTGCGAGGTGTCGTTGCTCATCGTGACTGCTCATTTATGGCTGACAGTAGCAGGGATGCTGAATCGCTCCGGCCGACTTGTCACCTGTCCGCTGCATCCTGGCGTGTTGCACTTTCCAGGCGGTTGCGACCATTGGCCTTGGCCCGATACAGCGCCTGGTCCGCTGCGTCGATCAGGCTCAGGGCGCTTGTGGCGCTGTCCTGGGTAGCGGGGCTCAGGCTGGCCAGGCCGATGCTCACCGTAATTCTCTGGAATGGACTGTTCTCGTGCGGCAGTGCGCTGTGCTGCAGGTTTGCCATGAACGCGAGAGCGATGGCTTCGGCGCCCTCGCTACTGGTGTTCGGCAGAATCACTGCCAGCTCTTCGCCGCCGTAGCGTGCCGCCAGGTCGCCGGGGCGACGCATGTGGCGCTGGAGCAGGTCGGCGACGCTGCGCAGGCATTCGTTACCCGCCAGGTGGCCGTAGTGATCGTTGTAGCGCTTGAACAGGTCGATATCGAGCAGCATCAGGGTAAGGTCTGAACCCTGGCGCTGTGCACGGCGAATTTCCACTTCCAGCGCCTGGTCGAAGCTGCGACGGTTGGCCAGGCCCGTCAGGGCGTCCTGCGAAGCCAGTATTTCCAGGCGGGCATTGGCGTCGAGCAGTTCTTCCCGGGCGCTGAGCAGTTGGCGCTCGGCGCGCGACCGACGGTGAATGTCGACAAGTAGCCGCTGGCCGATGATGGCGACGGCGAGCAGCAGAATCAGAACCACCGTGGCGAACAGTCGTGCATCACGGCGCCAGGCCGTTAGCGCCTCATCGCGGCCCAGCGCGACCACGGTGATCAGGGGGAGGTTGCTGTTATGACGGAACGCGTACAGGCGCTCGATGCCATCGATGCGGGAGACCTGTGTGGTCGTGGCCTGTTGCTGTGCGCGTAATGTCTGAAAGATCGGCGAGCTCGACCAATCCAGGCCCACATCCTGTTCACGGAAAGGTTGGCGAACCAGCAGGGTGCCATCGCTGGTTGAGAGGTTCATCGTGCCTTGCTGGCCCAGATCGAGGCTGCCGAACAGGTGGAGGAAATGCTCCACGCTCAACGTGATGGCCACCACGCCGGAGAAATTGCCGTCGGTATCGTTCAGGCGCCGGCTGACGGTGAATATCCACCCGTGCGCCAGGCGGCTCTTGATGGTCGGGCCGATGAATGTCTCGGGCGAGGGATTGTCGCGATGATGGATGAAGAACGCACGATCGGCGGCGTTCGGGCGCGCATTGATATCGCCCCGCGATACCAGCAGGCGATCACCCTTGGCGTTGTAGATGATGATGGTGCTGGCCAGTTTGAGCACCCGGCTCTGTTCCTGCACGACCTGCTGCAGGCGATCAAGATGTGCCCGACCCTTGCCTTCCTGCTCCAGGCGTTCTGCCAGCTCCACCAATACCAGCTCGGATTGGCGAATCACCCCTTCGCTGTAATTGTCTAGGGCACGCGCCAGGTTGAGATTGGCCACGTTCAGCTCATGCAGGGCACGCTCGCGGGAAAACCAGATCTGCCAGGCCGTCAGCAATGCCAGCGACAGGCATATGAATACCAGCAGGATGAAGGTGAGCCGGGTACCGCGTTTCATAAACCCAGAGCCCTGCCGTGGGACTGAACAGCGTGTGCAACGGAAAAACCACCGGCGGGTGGCTTCCATTGCGAGAGAATCAGTCCTGACGGCTGGTGACTTCCAGCAGGTGATAACCGAACTGAGTCTTGACCGGGCCTTGCACCACGCCGACCGGTGCGCTGAACACCACGGTGTCGAATTCCTTGACCATCTGGCCCGGGCCGAAGGAACCCAGATCACCGCCGCTACGGCCGGACGGGCAGGAGGAGTTGTCGCGGGCCAGTTGGGCGAAATCGGCACCGCCCTCGATGGCGGCTTTCAGTTCGTTGCACTTGTCTTCGCTGGCAACCAGGATGTGGCGGGCAGTGGCGCGGGCCATGGGAGTATCTCCTATCGAATTGAGGTGCAGAGCCTAGCGCAATCGTCTCGACATGCAAAACACGGTAGACAAACTGATGCGTTGCGGCAAGGTTTTGCCTGTGTGGGCCGGTGATTGCTATCAGCACAGGGCTGAACGATGTCATGGGCGCGTGACGGTCACCTGCTTCAGCGCTGCACAACGCTTGCGCCGCTCTGCCGGCAGATGATCCGGACGCTGAGGCTTGCCTGGGCTCGGGCATGTTCGGGAGAGGTACAAATGCCGGCCTGCTAGGTGAGCCTGTGCGGTGGCCTGCGGCAACTGGCCTGGAACCTGCATTGACGGCCGTACAGGTGCACAGGGAGATTGCCATGACCAACATTAACAACAGCATGCCCGCCATGCTCAGCTACTACGGCAGCCAGCTCAACAATCGCACCAGCGCCGCCAGTGGCGAAGCCGACAGCCAGGCGAGCCAGGACCCGCTGGCCGATTTGCGGCGTTTTGCCCAGCAGGTGGTCGCGCGCAGTGAGGGCGGGCTGTTGCGTGCGATGAATGGCGGCGCGACGGCGAGCAGCAATGCCGTGCAGCGCAGCAGTAGCGATCCGGCTGCCATGCCTTCGGTGATCCAGCTGCCGGACGTGGCACAGCTCGATCGTGACGATGCCGCCACGCTGCTGCAGCAGGTGCAGAAGATGGTCGACGCCGGGCTCGATGGCAGCATGCGCATCGCTGGCCACAATGGCGACAGGCAGACCGACTCGCTGGAAACCTACCGCCAGTGGCTGCAGGAAAAGGGCGGGCTGAGCGTTTACGCCTGAGCAGTGGCCTGGGGCTTATCGTCCCGGGCGATGACCTGATTGCGTCTGGCCCGTTTCGCCGCGTAGGTGCGCCGGTCAGCCGCCTGCATCAGCTCATGCAGCGACTGGCCGTCCGCTCCGAAGCCCGCCACCCCCGCACTCAGTGTCATGCACAGAGCATCGCCCTCGACTGGCAGCGGCGCTGCGGCCAGACGCTCGCGCAAACTGTCGGCAATCGCGTAGGCCTGCGCAGCCGTGCTGCCGGGCAGCAAGATGGCAAATTCCTCACCCCCTAGGCGGCAGAACAGGTCATTGCTGCGCAAGCGCTGCGCCAGCACCGTGGCGAAGTGCGCCAGGGCGTGGTCGCCGACGTCGTGACCGAAACGGTCATTGATCTGCTTTAAGTGGTCGATATCGATGAAGACCAGCGCTAGCGGCGTGCCATTGCGCAACGCATGGGCGCGCTCACGTTCGAAGACGTCGGCGAGCTTCAGTCTGTTCGGTAAACCTGTCAGGGCATCGCTGGTGGCCTGTGCGGTCAGGCGCTGCTCGTTGCGCAGGTGGCTGTGTTCATAGATGTGCGCGAAGATCATGACGGCCAGACTGGCCAGGCCGATATTGGCGATGATCTCGACGTGCTGCAGCAGCGCCTCGGAAGAGTAGCGCCGGCTAAAGGCGAACAAGCCGATGCTGACGAACAAAACCGAGACATACAGGCCCAGGCGCAGCCCCAATAACAGATATCAAATGATCGGAATTGTCTGTATCCAGGCGAACACGGCAAAGGTGGTGTGGGTCTGAGCCAGCGCCACGATCATGATGCTGAAGAACGGCAGTAGGTAAATGGCGGTCAATAGCTGCAGGTTGCGCGTTCGCTCGAGAATGCTCAGCAGATAGAGTGAGACGCCGGCGTAGGCGATCTCCAGGCCAGCCAGCAGCCAGTTTTCGTGCAACAGATTGACCGCCGAGAAGAACAAACCACCGCCCAGGGTGATCCAAAGCAGGGCCCTGAGGACCAGGCGACGGTGTTGCTCGTTCTTTGCGAAGTAACCAGGCATCAGTGTTCTCGAATGAGGCTTGAGCCAAGTGCAGGGCATGGATGGCGATGGATGAAACCAGGCAGGAAGCCTGCCGGGCGGCGCTACTGCCCGTGCATGCGCGCCTGCGACAGGGTGATAAGCCGGGCATGATCGAGTGCCGGAGATTACGTCAGATTGACGACGGTAGTAAGGAAAGGGAGAGGGCGGTATGACAACGATGAACAAGCGCGGCGGCTACCGTTGCCTGCTGGTGCTGGTGCTGGTGCTGGTGCTGGTGCTGCTGATGATGATGGCCGGGCAGGGTATTGCTCGGGCATCCGAGGATCTCGCCTTGATCGAAACGATCAATGCCTATCGGGGTGACATGCAGCGCTGTGGCGTGCAGGTATCCGAGCCGCTGCCGCCACTGAGCAACGATCCGCGCCTGATATTGCCGGCCAATGGCACTGGCGATCTGCAGGACTCGCTCAGCGCTGCCGGCTATCCCCTGGTCAATGTGCAGGCCATCACCCTCTCTGGCCCACGCAACGCAGAGGCGGCCATGCAGGCGTTGAGCGAGAGCTTCTGTCGTGTGCTGCTCGATCCGCAGTTCATCGACATCGGTGTCAGCCAGCAGGATCGTGACTGGCGCATCGTCCTGGCCCGGCCGCTGCTCAGTGGGCGCCTGCAAACCTGGCAGACCGAGGGCGAGAGTCTTCTGCAACAGATCAATGCGGCCCGCGCACAGGCGCGTCAGTGCGGTGGCCAGGCCTTTGCCGCTGCCGCACCGCTGGTGTGGAGTGCCGAGTTGGGCAGTGCCGCCGAGAGCCACAGCCGGGCCATGGCCAACGGCAATTTCTTCGCCCACCAGGGGCCAGATGGGCTCACGCCTGGGGATCGCGCCGAACTGGCCGGCTATGAGGGCGGCAAGGTGGGCGAGAACATCGCCGCTGCACTGGATAGCACCGCCAAGGTGGTCGAAGGTTGGCTGGCCAGCGCCGGGCATTGCGCCAATATCATGAACCCCGAGTTCAGCGAGCTGGGCGCAGCCTATGCCAACGATCCGCAAAGCGATGCCGGCATTTATTGGACGGCGCTGTTTGGTGGGCAATGACGATATGGGCCAGGCCACGGGCTGACATCTGACGCTCGGTCAGGCCTTGCCACCGCTGCGCGTCACAGCCCGGCAGCTGCGGCCGAACCGTTTGTGCCAAACAGCGCTGCAGGCGCCGCCCCACGGTGGGGCGGCAGCGGCTCAGTGGCTGTAACCCGGCTTCTGGCGAATGGTCTTGAGCAGGTCGTCCGGGCTGATGTGGCCGACCACCTGAGTGGCGGCACTGCCCGGCTGCGGCAGGTCGAGGATGTGCCCCTTCATCTTGCCGATCACGTGCATCTCGCACGGCTTGCAGTCGAACTTCAGGGTCAGCACTTCATCGCCATGCACCAGCTGCATCGGCGCCACCTTGGTGCGCACGCCGGTCACGCCCTTGGCCTGCTTGGGGCACAGGTTGAAGGAGAAACGCAGGCAGTGCTTGGTGATCATCACCGGCACTTCGCCGGTTTCCTCGTGGGCCTCGTAGGCGGCGTCGATCAGCTGCACGCCATGGCGATGGTAGAAGTCGCGGGCCTTCTGGTTATAGACGTTGTAGAGGAACGACAGGTGCGACTCCGGATACACCGGCGCCGGATCGGTTTCGGCCTTGCGGCTGCCGCGTGGGTGAGCAGCGACTCGCGCTGCGGTCAGCGACTCGATGGCGTCGCGGCGTAGCGCCTTGAGCTGCGAGTTGGGCACGAAGAACGCCTGCGGCGCATCCAGTGTCACGCCCTGGGCGTGGTAGATGGTGGTGCCGAGCTGGGTGAGCAGGTCGCGCAGGCCGTCGAGCGCCTGTTCCGGTTTGTTGGCGACGCCGAACGGGCCGGGCAGGGCGATCTCGACACTGATGCCTTCTTCGCTGGTGGCGGTGAGCGTCAGGGCATCCTCGCGCAGCACGGCCTTCCAGCTCACACCGATACGGCGTTCGGCGCTGGTGCGCTGCAGGGCCTGTTGCCAGTTGTGGTCGAGGTTGCGGCTCAGCGGGTGGTTTGGGCGCAGGCGGAACAGGCCTTCAGGCATCTCGTTGGGTTCTACGCGGTAGCGATAGCGCTTCTCGCCGTCCTCTTCGAACTCGCCCTTGAGTTCGCAGATGTTGGCGCGGAAACCCACCACCTCGCGCTTGACCAGCACGTTGAGGCCGTCGCCGTTGGACAGCGGAGTGTCGGTGACGGCGATCAGGTCGCGCTTGTTGACCTTCTCGACATGGCCGACCGGCAGGCCGGTGAAGGTCGGCGAGTCGAAGGCGCCGATGTCCACCTTGCGCTCGGTGACGAAGTAGTCGGTGCTGCCACGGTGGAAGGTCTTGTCCGGGTCGGGCACGAAGAAGTGCGCGGTACGGCCGCTGGAGGCGCGGGCCAGATCCGGGCGGTCTTCGAGAATGGCATCGAGTTCGCGGCGGTAATGGGCGGTGATGTTCTTCACGTAGGCCACATCTTTGTAGCGGCCCTCGATCTTGAACGAGCGCACGCCGGCCTCGACCAAGGCACGCAGGTTGGCGCTCTGGTTGTTGTCCTTCATCGACAGCAGGTGTTTCTCGTAGGCGATCACGCCGCCTTTTTCATCCTTGAGGGTGTAGGGCAGGCGGCAGGCCTGCGAGCAGTCGCCACGGTTGGCGCTGCGCCCGGTCTGCGCGTGGGAGATGTTGCACTGGCCGGAGAAGGCCACGCACAGCGCGCCGTGGATGAAGAACTCGATGGCCGCGTCGGTGGCATCGGCAATCTGGCGAATTTCCTGCAGGTTCAGCTCGCGCGCCAGTACCAGTTGGGAGAAGCCGGCCTGGTCGAGAAACCTGGCGCGCTCCAGCGTACGGATATCGGTCTGGGTGCTGGCGTGCAGCTCGATCGGCGGAATATCCAGCTCCATCACCCCCATGTCCTGCACGATCAGCGCATCCACACCGGCGTCGTAGAGCTGGTGGATCAGCGCGCGCGCCGGCTCCAGTTCATCGTCGTGCAGGATGGTGTTGATCGTGGTGAACACCCGCGCGTGATAGTGGCGGGCGAACTCCACCAGCCTGGCGATATCGCTCACGTCGTTGCAGGCATTGTGCCGCGCGCCGAAGCTCGGGCCGCCAATGTAGACGGCGTCGGCGCCATGCAGGATGGCCTCGCGGGCGATTTCGACGTCACGCGCAGGGCTGAGCAGTTCCAGGTGGTGTTTGGGCAGGGACATGGTGGTTTCTTTTATCAGGCTGGCACACGGGCAAGGCGCGCATTGTACCGGGCTGTGGCCCGCTGGGCACTCGCCAGATGCCGGACGGCTGGCAATACGCGCCGATGCAGGTACAGTAGCGGCCTTTTTCAGGCGGAGGCGTGGCGATGGACAACAGAGGGTTGGAGAAGCTCGATCAGTGGCTGCTCAAGTACGGCAACGATGACTCGATCCTCTCGGCCAGCGAGCTGGACGGCTTCTTCGCCGCTATCGTCTCCGCGCCGCGCCAGGTCGCGCCGGCCGTGTGGTACTCGGCGATCTGGGCCGATCAGCCGCCACAATGGCCGAGCGACAAGGATGGCGAACGTTTTATGAAGCTGGCCGTCGAGCTGATGAGCGAGGCCGCCTACATGCTCGCCGAAGAGCCGGACGACTACGAAGCGATCTTCCTGGCCGACAACAACGGCAAGGGCGAGAAGCTGATCGTCTCGGAGTGGTGCGCGGGTTACCTGCGCGGCGCTGCAGTGGCCGGCTGGCTCGATGCATCGCTGCCGGAGTCGGTGGCGGCAGCGCTGAAGCTGATCACCCTGCATGGCGATGAAAGCGGCAGCGCGACGCTCAAGGCCATGTCCGATGCCGAATACGACGCCAGCACGGCGCTGCTCGAACCCGCCGCCGTCGAGCTTTTCCAGTATTGGCAGGAAAACCTGGACCCGCTGCTGCCGGTGCGCCGCGAGGAGGCTAAAGTCGGGCGTAACGACCCCTGCACCTGCGGCAGTGGCAAGAAGTACAAGCAGTGCTGCATGCGCTGAGTCGTGACCCGCTGTACATGCATGCCGGTGCGCGTCTGCATCGGCTGCGCGTCGTTTTGGCGGCGCTTGGGATATGATGCGCACCTCACGATTCAGCGGCGGTTCAACATGCCTGGCAATGCGCTCTACACCGACCTGTCAGGCTATTACGACCTGATGTGCGCGGACATCGACTACGCCGCGCAAAGCCATTGCGTGCAGCGTGTGCAGCAGTTGTTCGGCAATGGCGGCAGGCGTCATCTCGACCTGGCCTGCGGTACCGGCCCACATGTGCGTCACTTTCTCGATGCCGGCTATGCCAGCAGCGGCCTGGACATCAACCAGCCAATGCTCGACCGCGCCGCCCAGCGCTGCCCCGAGGCGCATTTTGCCCTGCAGGACATGTGCGCCTTTGAGGTCGACGCACCGCTGGATCTGATCACCTGCTTTCTCTACTCCATCCACTACAGCGCCAGCATCGAACGGCTCAAGGCCTGCATCGCCAGCGTGCACGGCGCCCTGGCCGCTGGCGGGGTGTTCTGCTTCAACGCCGTGGACAAGCGGCGCA
This region of Pseudomonas wenzhouensis genomic DNA includes:
- a CDS encoding YecA family protein — encoded protein: MDNRGLEKLDQWLLKYGNDDSILSASELDGFFAAIVSAPRQVAPAVWYSAIWADQPPQWPSDKDGERFMKLAVELMSEAAYMLAEEPDDYEAIFLADNNGKGEKLIVSEWCAGYLRGAAVAGWLDASLPESVAAALKLITLHGDESGSATLKAMSDAEYDASTALLEPAAVELFQYWQENLDPLLPVRREEAKVGRNDPCTCGSGKKYKQCCMR
- a CDS encoding peptidase U32 family protein, translated to MSLPKHHLELLSPARDVEIAREAILHGADAVYIGGPSFGARHNACNDVSDIARLVEFARHYHARVFTTINTILHDDELEPARALIHQLYDAGVDALIVQDMGVMELDIPPIELHASTQTDIRTLERARFLDQAGFSQLVLARELNLQEIRQIADATDAAIEFFIHGALCVAFSGQCNISHAQTGRSANRGDCSQACRLPYTLKDEKGGVIAYEKHLLSMKDNNQSANLRALVEAGVRSFKIEGRYKDVAYVKNITAHYRRELDAILEDRPDLARASSGRTAHFFVPDPDKTFHRGSTDYFVTERKVDIGAFDSPTFTGLPVGHVEKVNKRDLIAVTDTPLSNGDGLNVLVKREVVGFRANICELKGEFEEDGEKRYRYRVEPNEMPEGLFRLRPNHPLSRNLDHNWQQALQRTSAERRIGVSWKAVLREDALTLTATSEEGISVEIALPGPFGVANKPEQALDGLRDLLTQLGTTIYHAQGVTLDAPQAFFVPNSQLKALRRDAIESLTAARVAAHPRGSRKAETDPAPVYPESHLSFLYNVYNQKARDFYHRHGVQLIDAAYEAHEETGEVPVMITKHCLRFSFNLCPKQAKGVTGVRTKVAPMQLVHGDEVLTLKFDCKPCEMHVIGKMKGHILDLPQPGSAATQVVGHISPDDLLKTIRQKPGYSH
- a CDS encoding class I SAM-dependent DNA methyltransferase produces the protein MPGNALYTDLSGYYDLMCADIDYAAQSHCVQRVQQLFGNGGRRHLDLACGTGPHVRHFLDAGYASSGLDINQPMLDRAAQRCPEAHFALQDMCAFEVDAPLDLITCFLYSIHYSASIERLKACIASVHGALAAGGVFCFNAVDKRRIDNALFVSHSARHEHAQFRFSSGWYYQGEGEQQALRLRIERSVAEQTEVWHDEHPMVAVSFAELQSLLAPYFEVQVLEHDYQRLLPWDGQSGNALWACVKR
- a CDS encoding CAP domain-containing protein, yielding MMMAGQGIARASEDLALIETINAYRGDMQRCGVQVSEPLPPLSNDPRLILPANGTGDLQDSLSAAGYPLVNVQAITLSGPRNAEAAMQALSESFCRVLLDPQFIDIGVSQQDRDWRIVLARPLLSGRLQTWQTEGESLLQQINAARAQARQCGGQAFAAAAPLVWSAELGSAAESHSRAMANGNFFAHQGPDGLTPGDRAELAGYEGGKVGENIAAALDSTAKVVEGWLASAGHCANIMNPEFSELGAAYANDPQSDAGIYWTALFGGQ